In Aedes albopictus strain Foshan chromosome 3, AalbF5, whole genome shotgun sequence, the following are encoded in one genomic region:
- the LOC109403281 gene encoding acidic amino acid decarboxylase GADL1, whose amino-acid sequence MSDEWALLSRVPDILEEYNYLNTPRNGGPVVQFEYPEDLKNLVDFTIDGDEPREQSDVESIIKDVLHYSVRTGHSNFHNQLFAGVDPYGLAGSWITDALNTSQYTFEVGPVFTLIEDALIKKCLSLFGFEDGDGILSPGGSISNMYAMVAARFKALPDVKRTGLSNQPTLVAFTSEEAHYSIKKAVHWLGIGIDNLVLVKTDSRGRMIPEELEMAIESVLESGRKPFFVNSTAGTTVLGAFDPFDQIADICQKYNLWMHVDGCLGGTAILSSKNAHLLSGSERADSFAWNPHKTLGAPLQCSIFILKQKGLLHECNAANADYLFQQDKFYDVSYDTGDKSVQCGRKVDAFKIWLMFKARGTNGLQTLVDNAFDCARYFTEEIRNRPGFRLRLDEYQYTNISFWYIPKKLRVELDQQNASWWARIYEITAQIKERMVKNGSVLIGYVPLPRKNIGNFFRMVVTCHPKPSFDTMKFVIDEIERVGEEL is encoded by the exons AATCTGGTTGATTTCACAATTGACGGCGATGAACCACGGGAACAATCCGATGTAGAGTCGATAATTAAGGATGTTCTTCATTATTCAGTGAGAACCGGCCACAGTAACTTTCACAATCAACTGTTCGCAGGCGTCGATCCCTACGGATTGGCTGGAAGCTGGATCACAGATGCCCTCAACACAAGCCA GTATACATTTGAAGTGGGTCCAGTTTTTACCTTGATCGAAGATGCGTTGATAAAGAAATGCCTCTCATTGTTCGGCTTTGAGGATGGAGACGGAATCCTTTCGCCAGGGGGTTCCATATCGAATATGTACGCAATGGTGGCTGCGAGATTCAAAGCATTGCCGGATGTGAAACGGACTGGTTTGTCGAATCAGCCTACGTTGGTAGCGTTCACTTCGGAGGAG GCACACTACAGCATCAAAAAAGCCGTTCACTGGCTAGGAATAGGAATCGATAACTTGGTACTGGTGAAAACAGATTCTCGAGGTCGTATGATCCCGGAGGAGTTGGAGATGGCGATCGAGTCCGTTCTTGAGTCGGGAAGAAAGCCGTTTTTCGTAAATTCGACTGCTGGTACAACCGTGCTGGGAGCATTCGATCCGTTTGACCAAATAGCTGACATCTGCCAGAAGTACAATCTCTGGATGCACGTTGACGGGTGCTTGGGTGGGACCGCCATCCTTTCAAGTAAAAATGCGCATCTTCTATCAGGTTCGGAACGGGCAGATTCATTCGCATGGAATCCACACAAAACATTGGGTGCCCCGTTGCAGTGTTCGATATTCATCCTCAAGCAGAAGGGATTGTTGCACGAATGTAATGCTGCCAATGCAGATTATCTATTTCAACAGGACAAGTTCTACGACGTATCGTACGATACCGGAGACAAAAGTGTTCAGTGTGGCCGGAAGGTAGACGCCTTCAAGATATGGTTGATGTTCAAAGCACGAGGAACAAACGGCTTGCAAACGCTCGTAGACAATGCTTTCGACTGTGCTCGATATTTTACCGAGGAAATCAGAAACCGACCCGGATTCCGTCTTCGTTTGGATGAATATCAGTATACCAACATTAGTTTCTGGTACATTCCCAAAAAGCTACGAGTAGAATTGGATCAACAGAATGCATCTTGGTGGGCTCGTATCTACGAG ATCACGGCCCAAATTAAGGAGCGTATGGTGAAGAATGGATCCGTTTTAATTGGTTATGTACCTTTACCCCGGAAGAATATAGGCAACTTTTTCAGAATGGTTGTAACCTGTCATCCAAAGCCATCTTTCGATACGATGAAATTTGTGATAGATGAGATAGAACGAGTAGGAGAAGAATTGTGA